From the genome of Gemmatimonas phototrophica, one region includes:
- a CDS encoding DUF4440 domain-containing protein, translated as MPFRLTRPSCLIALALCFGGLAPRVRAQATPASPSDSAAAAATVERFHQALSAHDSVTAVSLLAYDALILESGVIESRADYVGHHLAADMKAGQGAKRTKTVLRVTVIGEVAYVVTKTATPATNADGSNGSDMAELMLLSKSGTGWTIRAVHWSSRRRRA; from the coding sequence ATGCCCTTCCGCCTGACTCGCCCATCCTGCCTGATTGCACTGGCGCTCTGCTTCGGCGGACTCGCGCCGCGCGTTCGCGCTCAGGCCACGCCAGCTTCGCCGAGTGACTCCGCGGCCGCGGCCGCGACGGTCGAACGATTTCACCAGGCGCTGTCGGCACACGACTCCGTGACCGCCGTGTCGTTGCTGGCATACGACGCGCTCATTTTGGAGAGCGGCGTGATTGAATCGCGGGCGGATTATGTGGGCCACCATCTGGCCGCCGATATGAAAGCCGGTCAGGGGGCGAAGCGCACCAAGACGGTGCTGCGCGTTACCGTGATTGGCGAGGTCGCCTACGTGGTCACGAAAACGGCGACGCCGGCCACCAATGCGGACGGCTCGAATGGCTCAGACATGGCCGAACTCATGCTGCTGTCGAAGTCGGGAACAGGGTGGACCATCCGCGCCGTGCACTGGTCCTCGCGGCGGCGCCGAGCATGA